The sequence AAGCCAGTAAAACGTAGAGTAAGGTTCCGCAAACCCCACTCTTCTTTCGTAGAAGCCCCACTACCACCTCCCTCAGCTCTCTTTTGACTTGATATTTTTCATTAGTTTTCCATACTGAACTTAACCATaacaatttctaaatcaataattAATATGAAACAACTTAGAAATGGTATAAGctagtatataattaaaacattgTAGGGGAGATGGTTATTTAATATTCATAGATATGCTATACAAAAAAGTTGTGAAGAATATGCAGGCTTCTAAAGTTCAGCTTCTTACTGACTTTTGGAAAATTATAAGGGAGtgttagcaacaaaaaaaaagccacATGGAAAGTTTGTTTCGCATTCATATttgtaaaaacaataatttataatgaAGATATGGTGGgccaaaaaatcatttaaaatttaaaatgaaaacagTTAAAGAACGTTCACGAAGCAAATGAAAAACACGTAAATATATTTATGACGAGTGAAATAGtgagaatttataatacatattattatattagtgTTATAGGCCACCAATCAGAATTCTTTGGTCGGTTTAATGAATAATTTAACAAGAATATTCCAAAACTTAGTAGgaggattattttattttaattttcgagaCCTGATAACAGTGACATATTATCGTTTCTTATGGCCCTAAGCACAAATCCACTTAGAAAAAAGTTAACAAAAGCTTAGATTCGGAGGAGAAAATGTATGGCGTTTGAACCAGAACTCCTCACAAATTAACTTTAAAAACAATGTTATTATGCATCCTTTACGGTTATACCACTACGCACAATGAGAAGGCTTTGTTAATGTCTCTGCGTTTTTTATATAACAATGAACATTACATTCAATTAGATCAAAAACAATTAATAGGCTATTGCGTGTAACTGGAATCTAACTACATAATCTTATGAATTTTATAGGGTCTTAATACTTAGGTAAAAGGAGCTAATCAAGATTATATGATCTACCAAATGAATCATATACGTGCGTGTGTGTGGGATTAATTTCTTAAACAcagcctttaaaaaaaaaaaaaattcttaaacacATCATAATACAAGCCTTGTTAAACTATTAGATATTTGTGTTTTATGACAACAAAGAACTAGATATGGAGAGTGAGAGAAAGGTCAAAACTCCAAAGGCACGGCTAAGAAAACAAAACCGTGTACACCATGTCCTCAACTTGACAAGTCTTTGTCTCCTCCTTAACTCACTCTGTCTTATTCTAGTTAGGTCTCAACTTCCAGAAACGACGACGTTTCATTCCGATTTAATCTTTTCTCCTTCTCTTATCTCTACCCAACACCACTCAGTTTCATCTCTCTTATTTCCCTTCCCTTGTTTAGTATAAAAACCAGCAAACCCTTAATCTTTTTTCATCTTCATCTTAATACACATGCATACACATATACATATagtgtctttttagtttttacatatGGCAATTGTACCATCCACAACAAGCATCATCACCATGATGAGTAACCAAGTCAACAACAACAATGAAAAAGGTATAGAAGAAGATGCTCACAGAGGCGGCCACGAGAGTCGTCTTCaaaatgatgatgaagctgatgatcaTGATCAAGACATGGTTATGCCTGGATTCCGATTCCATCCCACCGAAGAAGAACTCATAGAGTTTTATCTTCGCCGTAAAGTTGAAGGCAAACGCTTCAATGTAGAGCTCATCACGTTCCTAGATCTTTATCGCTATGATCCTTGGGAACTTCCGGGTAAATATAACATTCCACATGTATATTATACACAGAGATACCGCTACTTGAAACTTTTATTATATACACTAATACATACACATGATATACAATTTATTAAGATCTCTTAAACCTATATAGCCttcttattaattttatatatgttgatCTGCTATATTCTCATTTTCTTTCAACACTTCCTTCTTTATATTTTCACTTTTCAGAATAACTGATCTGCTTTTTCTGTAACCCAAAAATGGTAGTGTGTTTATGTAATGAAATTCAGAAGAATCTACCATCTATTCATTTCTTAAGCCTATGAAAATCTTTATCTCAATCacaacttaatatatatatatatatactttttttttcttgacaacttcataaaatatttataatggaTGTCTTATTTTTGGTGTTATcataagattatatatatgtatatttgatGATACATATGTGTAATAATATACAGCTATGGCGGCTATAGGAGAGAAAGAGTGGTATTTCTATGTGCCAAGAGATCGGAAGTATAGAAATGGAGATAGACCAAACCGAGTAACGACTTCGGGGTATTGGAAAGCTACTGGAGCTGATCGGATGATCAGATCAGAGACTTATCGGCCGATCGGattaaagaaaaccctagttttctACTCCGGTAAAGCTCCTAAAGGCACTCGTAGCAGTTGGATTATGAATGAGTATCGCCTCCCTCACCACGAAACTGAGAAATATCAAAAGGTATAAAGTCATCATTAATCAATTCTTGGTAAACACATATATAGAACCCTAGCTAGCTAGGTATCAGCCTTGCAAATTTGAAATGAAATCCCTAGATTGTTTGAATTTCATATCTTGATTTAATGAACATTTATTGATTTTCGTGTCAAAATTGACTCGATAAGATCCAAAACGCTTGTCACggaaataattaaatgtaagGCGGCGTTTGCGCTTAAATCCAGAAAATGTTCATGCCATACGCATGAAGTCTTTAAATTACTAGCCATGGCCCATATGTATTAGTAGAAGGCATTAATAAGATAGCTACCTGCGTATACATACACACAACTATCACATTCAAAATTCATATATCTAGctacatttatttatatatacctTAATTCTTGCAGAGGCTTAGTTAGTGATCTTACAATTCATCACATTGTTCCTGCTCCTACATTCATGACTGATTTTTAAGTTGCCAGacagttttttgaaaaatcctATGGCAGATATATAAACCTTTATATAAACTTATGATTGATTACTTATAAATAGTAATGTACATGTTTACTGGCGAATTGATAGATACATTATGTATTCGGTTTTGTTGCTAAAACACCAAGCTTGATATAAAAGTTTACAAATCTAAATGAGTTTACGGAAAGCATGACTAAGGAActacaaatatataatcaatttgTCTTAAATCCCAGAATTGAAAAATGTGATCTGATTTATGTATCACAATCTGacatatgtgtatatatgtatacGTCAAATGAGAGTACTCTACCAATGAATCTTCATATAGTTGAAATCATATTCtctaatattcatatataaacttataaCAAGATATGTATCTCAAGTCTCTGATCAatgtttttatgtatatatatataggctgAAACATCATTATGCCGAGTGTACAAAAGGCCAGGAGTGGAAGATCATCCATCCTTGCCACGTTCTACATCCACAAGACTGCATAACCAtaactcatcatcatcatcccgCTTGGCCGtgagacaacaacaacaacaccttCCTTCCTCTTCTAATCATTCCGACAACAATCTTAACAACAACAATCTCGACAAGCTCTCAACCGAATATTCCGGCGACGGTAGCACCATAACCACTACAAACAGTAATTCTGACGTCACCATAGCTTTAGCCAATCAGAACATCTATCGTCCAATGCCTTTTGATGCAAGCAACACACCAATAATATCTAatcaagaagatgatgaaaccgCAATAGTTGATGATCTTCAAAGACTCGTTAACTACAGCCAAATATCTGGTGGAGGTAACATCAATCACCAATACTATCAAATTGCTCAACAGTTTCATAATCAACAACTACTAAAAGCAAATGCGTTGCAATCGGTGACGGCAGCGACTACAGCAGCGTTAACGCCTCAAACGCAGGCGACGTTAGCGATGAACACGATCCCTGCAGGGACGATTCCAAACAATGCTTTGTGGGAGATGTGGAATCCACTAGTACCTGATGGAAACAAAGATCATTATACTAATATTCCTTATAGATAAATTAATCAGATTTTGAACATTACCAATTCCTTAAATAATGCTGCTTCATTATATCTATATTATGTATACTCGTTATGTATTTTAAACAAGTTAGTAATAGCTAGACTCCGATTGCTTTCTGGCTGCAATTATGTAATGGAACTGATTTTTCTACGTGTATCCAATTTATgagttatttatatatgaactACAACTTATTCTATCCGATTTAACAACGTATGTAACCGAACGGAGGTAACGATAAACATTTTGATCCAAGAATCGAACAAAGCAAATAATAATGAAAGTTTATATACTcgattgtattttttatataagaaacAAATCAAACAACACAAAGTAGACTAATTTAAATCACAAATTTCTAATTATGTTTTggcaatatatatgtgtctatatCGTTTTAGACTGTATCCAAGTTGTCAAACCTGATTAGTGCGACTCTGCGGATAAATAATCTATTAACTTTTCCTAATTCAGTAACATGGTGACGAAAATATATGAAGACGCTGGCTAGTTTTGTCTATACGTGTGTGTAAGAATTAGGGtttgtttagcaaaaaaaaaaaacaagaattagGGTTTGACGAAAATAAACCTAGGAAGTGCAATGTAAAAAAAACGTACGTTTTAAATAACATATCAGGACGAATGTCAGTccaaaatatatagttaaacGCTTTTTAGTTTGGTTATCCCTTGTTCGAATATGTCATGtgtattttaattaagaaaaacgtTGATACAGTGGTTTTGTTCAAATAGTTGTGTATAACAAAtgttttaaagtatataattagattatttttttgacatttaatatatatatatagcaggTAATTCATTCAAAAGCAGATAATACTAAATTTCAACTCCATCAAATAGCATtgaaacaagattttttttttgtttgtaattaACACGAACAAGATTTCCTAATAAACGAAATGCTGCTTGTCTGGTCGGGTGATATAAAGAGAAATTAGAGATTGATCAACGCGCATTCGCGGATgttaatttacttttttattaattGAGATTTGCTTTTCTATTATATGTTTTGCATGTGTCcatatataactaattgtatattaattatttaaatattttcgaggTTCATTGAATCAAATCATAATCGAATCAGTAATATGTAAGGGTAGGCAAAAAACTGAATCTGAAGAACTGAACCCGATCCAAGAAAATAGTAACGAACCTGAACCGAAATTGATGAACTGAAGTATTTCGGGttcaaaatacttcggttcaaaattttgatgaACCGAAgtatatccgaacgggttcaaaattttggtatttagagaaccgaaaccaaacccgatctgaaccgaagtatttcgggTATCCGAGTGTATCCGAAATAAATTTATgtacctaaatatattaattatttttagatttaatgtatattaaaaaaccatccacaatatataagaatttttaagttgtctaaaatacttgaatatatatacaaatagtcaaaagtaaatgtataaaataactaaaatatactcaaaacaccaaaaatacttaaaatatctattgattctctataaaatatttaaaccaaaccaatttatatgttaagtttaggtattttgacatatgttattcaaatttatacgcaatatattattttatttatagattttgagaaatttcatgtatataataaattttaaaaatttaaaatcatttaaatgagTTATCCGAACCTGAACCGAATCCGCAAAGATCTGAACCGGACGCGaactaaaatttagaaatacctgAATGGGGGTGAAATATTTGACCCTGAAGACCCGAAACCTGAatagatctgaaccgaacccgaatgggtacctGAATGTCCACCTCTAGTAATATGGTTACTTTTAGTTATTTGGTTATAGGTATTTTTAgtttggataaaaaaaaaacctgaatCAAATCGAGTATATGATTACTTTTggtacaaatatttaaatatgttttaaatacaTTGGCTGACAAAAAAAGGTTTCTATATATCAAAACCAAATTCACCCGGATTTGAGAGGACCTGATTCGGAACCCACgtagaaatttataatattagagTTGAGAAAACCCAGAAAATCTCGATATCCGAAAGAAATGATCACCAAACGGGTACCTGAATACCAATGTTTTACTGattttgtaaacaaataaaaaaaactctttgttaatcattttaaatttttgttacaaatggaaaattttcattcaAAAATGTCGAATTATTATGGttgacatataaaataaatattgtcgaattattatggtaaaaacaattaataaaatatttaaaaagaatgaaaaaatgtaaaaatgtcataaattacttaaaatagGTAAGTTTTTGTAACGTTCTTACCGTCCATGATTGATGGATTTCCTATGCCCGCTCTTCTGACCCGTGGAACCCATTTTGTGTGAGGGGCGGTGAGTTAACTCATCAGAGACTCGAAAGTCTTGTTTACTAGCCTTTCAATCATCACAAGACCTCTTTATGTGCTTCATCCTTACTCGCATCGCGAATCACTTATTGATTGGTCACCCATCCTTCTATTATTTCAGCCCAAACATGTTTAACTATAGAGTTCTAAACATATATGTACCTAAAAAAGTAAGTACATTTTGTTGACATAaatagccaaatcaattcttttaAACATTTTCCAACATAATAGAAATCATGTGTTACAGAAAGGCTCAGTCACAAGACCTCCATTGACACACTTGAACAAAGGTTCACCATATCCGATGGAAAAATTAAAATCCACATCAAAGTCGGCTAAGTCTTGCAACCGCACACCAGAAAGAAAAAGATTCATATCAGGTTAAGTTCACCAAGCTAGGCTTGAAGGCGACAACGAACACAGAACACTACACATCGTCTTACACAACCATTAAGGTTCCTTTGCTGAActgattaagaaaacaaaacaagataaacacattatcttcttttttttagggactagtttctcaaataataaaaaatgaaataagttTTCgtaaagagaagaggagagacaGTGTAGTTTGGTTAGATAGTGAATCATGGTCTATTTTTTTGGGTTAGTTGGTGAGTGCTATTTCCAGTTaactaatctctctctctctgagatattcttataaaattcaTCTCTTCAAATTCTCTGCATTTGACACAGATTTTGATTTTCCCCGGAACAGTGGTCATCTTCGCCGGCAATTGTGAGGCTAATTCATTCTCCGGGGATCAAACGGAGGGTCTCACTATTCCTACTCCTCGTACTGTTGAAGAGGTCTCTAGCGACTTCAGAGGTCGACGAGCTGGTCATTAAGGCTCTCTCACCATCGGTGAGTTTGCTCctatctctctctgtctctgttCTTTCCTGTTTTGTCTGATTACGGCCTGTTTTGTCCGAAAAAGTTACCATCTTTATGGGGCTTCTTGTCATTTCGTGAAATTTGACGTTTCTGGCCTTCTGGGTTTGGTTTATTTGTTCATGCAGATATGGTGAACCTTTACCAAACGTGCCATCCTGGTGAGTTATGTCTTCCTCAGTGTTAATCACAATTGCTTATGATGAGTAAAAGTTTTCAGGAGCTTCATCTTGTTTAATtgtttggtaaaaatgttaaaaaaacttTCTCATAGCGACTCTGTTTGTTTAGATTATAGTTTTCTATCTTTCTCAGCCTTATGGAAGAGTTGATTTGTTGATTTTGAGTGTCTACCTGTTAGTCCTCTCCTCTGTGTGGTTTCTATTAAGGTgtgtttgcttttttttttgtttatttagagAACGATAACTTGTGTCTCTTTGGACTTCCAAATGATTCTCTTGTGTTATCCATGTGCCTGGTTTTAACAATATCTGTGAGTTTTTATATTAACTCACTTGCTGCTGTTCAATGCATCactcttttttataatttcggTTTTCTACTTTCCATCTCTTGATTCATGAGACATAGTTGAAGCCCACAAGTGTTATGAATCCCACCAAAGTGAACCAATGTTAGTTGAGTAACATACATGATTCATGTCATTAGAGTTGATGCGCCTAGGTAGTTTGCACTGGAATGTAGCTATTGTTGGCAGCTGGGAAAGAATATATGTATCTGTAGTGACCACTTgccttcttgattctttttgcAGGAAGAGGCTCTTTCAGATGATAAACGACCTCCCAACAATTTTTGAGGTTGTGAGGACGATGATGAGCATGGTGGCCCTTGTGGCTCTTGCGGAGACAACTTCGGTACAGATGAGTTTTGGATTTGCTGCGACGAGTGTGAGAAATGGTTCCATGGAAGATGTGTGAAGATAACACCTGAAAAAGCAGAACATATCGTACATTACAAATGCCCTAGATTCAGTTACAAGAGAGCCAGACCTTGTTgatgttaaaataaaacaaccaaaagaagaagagaaaatagTTAAAGGAGGAAACTGtgaaagaaggagaagaggtTCCTAGTTTATTGAACAAAAGGGTTTTAGAAATTGCAAGAAGGGTAAAAAAATACGCTATTTTCAATTGGGTAATGTCTTTTCTCTTTTGggattttttcttgtttttctttcttgtctGCCTTTTTTTTTAGTTGGAAATATGCTggagtatatattatttatcaaCTATTACTATGTCTTTCATAAGCCTACATATATCAGCTTATGTGATTTTGCGTGGCTTTTTATTATCACGTAAACTATATCCTCCAGTTTGACCCcccaaataaaaattaaagattgTAATCAGTATTAGTAATTAgtaatctttttaatttatgtcatatatttctctaatcAAAATTTTACCGAAAAGGCTGTTTTCTCAATGATTTTGCCATCAGTTCAGGTCTCAGATTACCAGATCGATAACCAatgggtcgcagtgaggtttgtCGATTCCGATGGTTTCCCGCTCTTCAAAGACGATCGTATCGTTAGGGGCATCGTCGGTTGGCGACCGAGCCAGCCATCTTGAACTCGTCTCAGCCTTCCGTCCATAAGTTTTGATCGACGAGATCGAATCGCGATAGAATTGCGATCCCCCAATGATCATGCTCACACTTCGATGGTTGCTGTCGTTTCTTCGGTCATCCTGCCTCCTTCCGCGTTTCTCGCCTGACTGATTTTCGCGGGTGTCTTTTTCGGGGGACTCTTTATCAGTTTTGGGAGGGCGATCGGAATCTAGGAGGACATCTTTTATGCTTGTGACCTTCGAAATTTCACCAGCGAGGAGCTTCACAGCAAGCCTTGCGCCGAGAACCTTGCAGTTCATAGTGGAATGACCTCTGGTCTAgtggaactcgcagtaggaATTATCCTTAAACTGGTTCCTGGTCCAGGTATTTCCGGAAGTCTTTCCATGTTCGGAGTTGATAGCGTAATTATGCTCACCCTGGAGATCTTTTCCCTCGTGGTGAACATACATGTCGTTATGAGGGTTTTTTCTTCTCGCGGGCGTCTTCAGCGGGTTGTACTTTTGGGAGAGAACTTTCATCTTTTCTTCCTTTATGATGAAGCCCGCTGCCTTGTGAAGAGCGTCCTGGATTGTTCTCGGTTTTTCAAGGGATATCCATTGCCGGAGTTTCGACCTGTACCAAAGAGTTTTCCGCAAAGCGTCGACtgccactttgtcgctgattCCAGTGACTCTTGCCATTACCAGCTTGAACCTTTTCATGAATTTGCGGAGTGGTTCGTCTTTTCTTTGAGATAGACTCCAAAGGTCAGCGTCTGAGGTTTCCAtgtccatgaacatggaatactgtttgagaaactctgaggcgagctgatgtggtcatcagatcagcaactgaaccggaggtcaacccaaagccctactcaaccagccaaggcgcaaacCAGGACATAAGTGCACGgaaaatgccatatcttacaaaccaggagggtttaaataacgaggctaatttttatggattctacactcaagaaggagtccaggccaattggaattgggccaaaatattcacggagcaagacgttatgaattttacaactcagaggtttctcagcctgtccatctgcgagtatccgactttagaaggagatttaaactcaagtaaggagcggcctgaagcaaaTCCCGTCCTCAAATTCAAGAGCATTCTTTCAGATTTCCAGAAAGccaaagatcaggagaaatggacacggaaatcagaagatatgttcaatttaccagaaccggtcaaaccagtgctacactcgcctcaattggaagctaaccggttcaatcagcttcaaaccagaaattggcgaccaggagatcatttcaaccaatcaggaggtattccagaagtccttagctgcaccagaacccaggagatcagtcggttcaatagagaatcacttaaatcaaaccggagctatttatggaaagattggacaatctttcggtttgatccattccaagcaattccaatccaaccaggagaaccagacgacgtccagactaaaccaagacatccaggagacattatacaggagccagaagagttctacaacttcatcccatgcaccagcccacataggaataagaagatccccattatcaccaaactgccttatttggagtcttttgcattcaaactccaacagctctttttctaccaaggcaaggacgagatcagcatctatcaagcattcaagaaggtcccaagaaagctctcttatccccttaaaccgtccaggttcaagaagaatcaagtttctcacttggagccaaaatcccataaaaggctccaacggctagtttccgattttgttagtttgcttgatttgtttcctttcttttcttattatgaACGTTAGAATTAGTTTCcagagcattatataagctcttAGATAGTCATTGTAAAGAgacacccttaatcaccaagttaatagaaagtttattcagttttatcaaagttgttctttgtataaaatatcggtctttaggattcaaagagagattctttgttgtcttattgatttcgtgagtctattTGTTTGTGCAAaacaaacaagctcagtacacagattgagagagtcaatcacttcgatccatcattccatcagattgagagattcaatcaaaccttcctccgcaaatccacttcaagccatcatttgatcaagctgagagtgatacacatccagcagcctgattccatcctatcctttgtttatttatcttgttttattatcattatcatcatcatctctttgttttcatatttgtttctgtttgcattataaaactctaaaaactcataaaaatcggttctctttgttttcaggtttaaaccttggttccaccatttttatcaattcgtgggttaccccccccccctgtgcctacaacattttggtatcagagctcaagctcCTGACTAAGGTGAtatctatccttgcatcatatttcatttgcttgcatttgtttgttttttatctAAAACCGAAAACTCATAAAAACAGTCTTTTGcttcaagtttttgtttctgcatattttgttcttgctgttcttatAAACcacgaaaaataaaaagaaagatgtgTTTGATTCATATTACTTGCACTTAGTTTCGAAATTCTTGttagtttcctttttgttttgtttccataatcaaaaattccataaaaattgctattttgaatttgtttcctttgtttgcatatccttaagaaaagaaaaaaatcatactaGTTATTGTTTCATGCCATATTAGTTGGTCCATTTCGTGATTGCATcataaaaccaaaagaaaaattatttattgcatAGTTACTTCATTTCGGTTTATACTTGCATTTTTCTCGGTTTAGTTTAAATTAGTTTTGCATTGTTCATTGCTCTTATGCTTGACCAAAACTTCCCATACTTCACTTGATCTTTGAGATTGATTTCAGGGAGCAATGGTAGAAGAAGCACACGGCCAAACCCTAGAGGCCACACTGAGCCAACAACTAATAGCTATACAAGAGCTCAATGATAAGATTGCTCAGTTGGGAAAAAGGAATAAGCCACAAGACCGACGACCACAACATAGAGaaagaagatttggagatgcacCAGAGACTGGCTATGTTGAGCCtaagccaccagatccttcatggATCACCTCACACCATACTTCTTcaacttataaatatttaactcattcttatctttattttaaatcagtTAATGAAGTTAAGATTTATTCCTTTTCAGGTAGTAGTTGGCCAGATGATTATTTATCATGGGAAAGAACCATGGATGATTGGTTTTCATACCAAGGCGTGCCAAAGAAGGAGAGGCTAGCTCATGCCATCAAGCAACTTTCCGGA is a genomic window of Brassica napus cultivar Da-Ae chromosome A2, Da-Ae, whole genome shotgun sequence containing:
- the LOC106396214 gene encoding NAC domain-containing protein 35 isoform X1, which translates into the protein MAIVPSTTSIITMMSNQVNNNNEKGIEEDAHRGGHESRLQNDDEADDHDQDMVMPGFRFHPTEEELIEFYLRRKVEGKRFNVELITFLDLYRYDPWELPAMAAIGEKEWYFYVPRDRKYRNGDRPNRVTTSGYWKATGADRMIRSETYRPIGLKKTLVFYSGKAPKGTRSSWIMNEYRLPHHETEKYQKAETSLCRVYKRPGVEDHPSLPRSTSTRLHNHNSSSSSRLAVRQQQQHLPSSSNHSDNNLNNNNLDKLSTEYSGDGSTITTTNSNSDVTIALANQNIYRPMPFDASNTPIISNQEDDETAIVDDLQRLVNYSQISGGGNINHQYYQIAQQFHNQQLLKANALQSVTAATTAALTPQTQATLAMNTIPAGTIPNNALWEMWNPLVPDGNKDHYTNIPYR
- the LOC106396214 gene encoding NAC domain-containing protein 35 isoform X2, encoding MAIVPSTTSIITMMSNQVNNNNEKGIEEDAHRGGHESRLQNDDEADDHDQDMVMPGFRFHPTEEELIEFYLRRKVEGKRFNVELITFLDLYRYDPWELPAMAAIGEKEWYFYVPRDRKYRNGDRPNRVTTSGYWKATGADRMIRSETYRPIGLKKTLVFYSGKAPKGTRSSWIMNEYRLPHHETEKYQKAETSLCRVYKRPGVEDHPSLPRSTSTRLHNHNSSSSSRLAVRQQQQHLPSSSNHSDNNLNNNNLDKLSTEYSGDGSTITTTNSNSDVTIALANQNIYRPMPFDASNTPIISNQEDDETAIVDDLQRLVNYSQISGGATTAALTPQTQATLAMNTIPAGTIPNNALWEMWNPLVPDGNKDHYTNIPYR